The genomic DNA CAGTTGCAGTGTCGGATAATAATATGTTTTTACTTCCCATTGTTGCGATTACTCCATCCGCATTCTTTGCGACATAGATTTTACCTTCGGCATCCGCTCTCGATTTGTCATCTAAAATCGTTCTGTAAATCTGCGTGCTCTCCGAATTTCCAACCATATGATTTACTGAGATTTTGCTTTTGTTTTTTGTATTTCCGGAAAGTATGTAAAGCCCATAGATTTTTACATTTGAATTCTCTCCTTCCAAATTAATTGTGATATTTTTTTCTATATCGGTTGATCCGATTTGGATATCATACATTATAAAAGAGGCATCTTTTTCGAGAGTGATTTCATATGAAAATAAAGAATCCTCAAGTGTGAGTGTTTCAGTTTTTCCTTCTGAAATTTGGATTTTTTTAACCTCCATAATTTATTATTTTAACCAGTCATATCCTTTTTCTTCGAGCTCTAGGGCGAGATCTTTGCCTCCTGATTTGACGATTTTGCCATCATGCATCACATGTATATGATCGGGTACGATGTAATCAAGGAGCCTTTGGTAATGTGTGACAATTATAAATGCATTATTTGCTGATCTTAATTTATTTACACCATCTGCGACGACTTTTAGCGCATCGATATCGAGCCCGGAATCAGTTTCGTCCAGTATTGCGAGGGTCGGAGAAAGCACTGCCATTTGGAAAACTTCATTCTTCTTTTTTTCTCCACCGGAGAATCCTTCGTTAAGTCCGCGCTTCATCAAGTTTTCATCTGCGCTAATTTCATGATTTTTTTCTTTTGCAAACTTTATAAATTCTGCTGATGATAATTCGTCCTTCCCTTGGTATTTTAATTTTTCATTTATTGCAGTTTTCAAGAAATTCATGGTGTTAACTCCCGGGATTTCAACCGGATATTGAAATGCTAAAAAAATCCCTCCCTGGGCACGAATCTCTGGATTCATTTTGAGAAGATTTTTGTTTAGGTATTCTATGCCACCATCGGTTACAGCGTATTTTTGTCTGCCCGCGAGCACTGAAGCAAGCGTACTTTTCCCCGCACCATTTGGCCCCATGATTGCATGGACCTCTCCGGCCTTTACTTCGAGGTTTATTCCTTTGAGGATTTCATATCCTTCAACGCCTGCATGTAAGTTTGTAATTTTTAGCATAGTTTTTTATGGTTGTTTCGCACCGTGCATTATCCTACAGTACCTTCGAGTTTTAGTGCCAGTAGGTTTTTTGCTTCGATGGCGAATTCCAGAGGTAAGTGTTTGAGTACATCTTTGCAGTATCCGTTTACGATCAGGCCGATAGCCTCTTCCATACCGATTCCTCTTTGAAGACAGTAGAATAACTGATCTTCTGAGATTTTGGAAGTCGTTGCTTCGTGTTCTATGATTGCGCTCTTGTTTGAGTTTTCAACTTTTGGAAAGGTGTGTGCTCCACAACCACTTCCTATAAGTAGTGAATCACATTGAGAGTAATTTCTGGCATTGGTTGCGCCTATGCCGATTTTTACCAGACCTCGGTAACTGTTTTGACTGTGTCCGGCACTTATACCTTTTGAGATTATTGTACTTTTGGTATTTTTACCAATGTGAATCATTTTTGTACCTGTGTCAGCCTGTTGGTAGTTATTTGTAAGTGCGACAGAATAAAATTCTCCGACTGAGTTATCGCCTTTGAGGATTACGCTTGGGTATTTCCATGTTATTGCGGATCCGGTTTCGACTTGAGTCCAAGAGATTTTTGAATTGTCACCTTTGGCAAGTCCGCGCTTTGTTACAAAATTATATATTCCACCTTTCCCTTCTTTGTCTCCGGGATACCAGTTTTGCACTGTGGAATATTTCACTTCTGCATCCTTGTGAGCAATTATTTCGACGACGGCCGCGTGCAATTGGTTTTCATCTCTTTGTGGAGCCGTACACCCTTCAAGATAACTTACATAGCTTCCTTCGTCTGCGACGATGAGGGTTCGTTCAAATTGTCCTGTGTTCATCGCATTGATACGGAAATATGTGGAAAGCTCCATCGGGCATTTAATTCCTTTTGGAATAAAGCAAAACGATCCATCCGTGAATACTGCTGAATTTAATGCTGCGTAAAAATTATCATTTTGTGGAACGATTTTCCCGAGATATTCTTTTACTAGATTAGGGTGGTTTTCTACCGCTTCTGAGAATGAGCAAAATATAATCCCATGTTTTGCGAGAGTTTTTTGGAATGTGGTTTTGACGGAAATGCTGTCTATTACCATATCAACTGCTACTTGTGAATTTCCAACTCCCGCCAAAATTTCTCTTTCATGTATAGGCACTCCAAGTTTTTCAAAAGTTTTTAAAAGTTCCGGATCTGCTTCATCGAGTGAAGTAGTAGTTTTTTTCTTCGGAGACGCATAGTAAATAATTTCTTGAAAATCTATTTCCGGAAATTTTAAATGTGCCCAAGTAGGTGGGCCTTTTTTTTCAACCATTTTAAGCCAAATTTTGTACGCTTCAAGCCTGAACTCAAGGAGCCAATCAGGCTCGTTTTTTTTTGCTGAAATAAATCGAATGATTTCTTCGCTCAATCCTTTTGGCGCAAAGTCCGTCTCTATATCCGAGCTAAATCCGTATTTGTATTCGGCTGATGTGACACTTTTGAGTGCAGTATTTTTTTGAGTTGATTTTTTTGTCATCGAGTTTGGCAGATTCGCTTTATTTATGCGCTAAATTGGAGTTTCAATCTACCAGAAATCATTTTATGGTCAAGGCCTAGGCATAGCTAATCTTTTGTGTTATAATTTAGTGGATAAATAATCAATTTTATATTATGGCAGATCAAGATGTATCTAGAGTTGAAGGGCCCCCACAACCATTTACTCAATTAGGTTTACCTGCGCTTAGAGAACAAGACATCGCTCTAGGTTTAAAACAAGGGCCACCCCCTATCCAATTTGACCTAGGTGAGCTTGTAGTTGTGGAAGATGTGCGCAATGTTTTTGCTGATGTATTTGTTGATACGCCTGATACTAGTAATACTTTACCTGCATTCCCGGATGCAATTATGAAGGAAGTGATTCCTGCAATTAAAGCTGAGCCCGTAAATGGAGTTCCTCCGGTACGTGATGAGTTTTAATGCTTCAGAAGATGAGACAGTCGCTTAATTTTTTATGTTATGAGTAGAAGTGTGAGAGAACTAGATGATCGAGCAAATGGAGGTCCGGAGCGACTTGGTCAAACATTTGTTGATCTTCGAGTCGTTAGAGCTCGTGAAACCCAAATGATTGATGTTTTGAAAGATGAGATTGGTAAATTGCGAGTAAAATTTTGTTCGATAGACTTACCGGATGATTCAAAAATGGATGAAATTGTTGACGCATTCTCTAGTGAAGTTACAACTGAATTAATGGAAAATGGGCAAACTTTAAACTCTGAAGCAATTTCATATATATTAATGAGTTTTGCTAGATTTTATCCAAATTTATCATTTGAAAGTTTACCTCGATATTTTCGTGCACTTATAGGTGAGATGGAAAATGACTCACAACATCTTATTGTTAATCATATAGATAATTATTTTGTGAACAAAAAAGCTAAAAAAGGTAGGAGGCAACTTTTGGATGATATGGTTGCCAGCGTCCTCGGTTCTTTTATATCTGATGATGAATTGAAAGCTTTGAGAGATGATCTTTTTCGTCATCATCATTAATATAATTAGCTTTATCGTTTCACTTTGTTTACATGGTCGTAGGCGGCGTAAGCCGCAGCGGCGCCTTCGGCGGCGCATACTACTCCTTGTTTCCATTCTGAGTCAGTGACGTCTCCGGCAGCGTAAACCCCGTCTATATTTGTTCGTGAGTATCTATCGATGATGATTTGTTTTTTAGGGTCGAGGGCGCAGCCCAATTTTTCGGCGAATTCAGATCTGGCAGTTCCACCGATTTCTACAAATATTCCATCAACCGGAAATACTGATCCATCTTGAAGTACAACTTCAGTTACTAGGTTTCCATCGCCTCTTACTTCTGTGATAGAAGTATTTACCATGAGGTCTATTTTTGGATTTTGTTTGACGCGCTCCGCGTTGATAGGTTCCGGTCTAAGTTTTTCTTCC from Candidatus Peregrinibacteria bacterium includes the following:
- the sufB gene encoding Fe-S cluster assembly protein SufB, whose translation is MTKKSTQKNTALKSVTSAEYKYGFSSDIETDFAPKGLSEEIIRFISAKKNEPDWLLEFRLEAYKIWLKMVEKKGPPTWAHLKFPEIDFQEIIYYASPKKKTTTSLDEADPELLKTFEKLGVPIHEREILAGVGNSQVAVDMVIDSISVKTTFQKTLAKHGIIFCSFSEAVENHPNLVKEYLGKIVPQNDNFYAALNSAVFTDGSFCFIPKGIKCPMELSTYFRINAMNTGQFERTLIVADEGSYVSYLEGCTAPQRDENQLHAAVVEIIAHKDAEVKYSTVQNWYPGDKEGKGGIYNFVTKRGLAKGDNSKISWTQVETGSAITWKYPSVILKGDNSVGEFYSVALTNNYQQADTGTKMIHIGKNTKSTIISKGISAGHSQNSYRGLVKIGIGATNARNYSQCDSLLIGSGCGAHTFPKVENSNKSAIIEHEATTSKISEDQLFYCLQRGIGMEEAIGLIVNGYCKDVLKHLPLEFAIEAKNLLALKLEGTVG
- a CDS encoding SufD family Fe-S cluster assembly protein, with translation MEVKKIQISEGKTETLTLEDSLFSYEITLEKDASFIMYDIQIGSTDIEKNITINLEGENSNVKIYGLYILSGNTKNKSKISVNHMVGNSESTQIYRTILDDKSRADAEGKIYVAKNADGVIATMGSKNILLSDTATASAMPILEIYAEDVKCSHSATSGQLDPEALFYMRSRGIGEQKAKELLTYAFAKEIIDKIDSESFKEEIDKKIKRKLEKSCLHIYS
- the sufC gene encoding Fe-S cluster assembly ATPase SufC, which gives rise to MLKITNLHAGVEGYEILKGINLEVKAGEVHAIMGPNGAGKSTLASVLAGRQKYAVTDGGIEYLNKNLLKMNPEIRAQGGIFLAFQYPVEIPGVNTMNFLKTAINEKLKYQGKDELSSAEFIKFAKEKNHEISADENLMKRGLNEGFSGGEKKKNEVFQMAVLSPTLAILDETDSGLDIDALKVVADGVNKLRSANNAFIIVTHYQRLLDYIVPDHIHVMHDGKIVKSGGKDLALELEEKGYDWLK